In Microbacterium foliorum, the following proteins share a genomic window:
- a CDS encoding ion channel, producing MGSGDTMREPATLGAHVARSASGWPSGYWLVLALLVLTYVLCAAQDTADPSPSAFVVQLFTVAVVLRVTDAHRRVQRLAWIVLTVAGIAAILVAVLDLRGQALDIALSAASMLAFLVAPVAIIRHQVRRRGLDTEALLAAISAYALVGMFFALVYNLVALLTVVPTFGPEVVDSLSSQLFFSFTTLTTTGYGNIVPVSPAVQGIAVAEAITGQLFLITAVARIMRGNRRPAHETASASASASASAFEETS from the coding sequence ATGGGATCCGGAGACACGATGCGTGAACCCGCGACTCTCGGGGCCCACGTCGCGAGATCGGCGTCGGGATGGCCGTCTGGATACTGGCTCGTGCTCGCTCTTCTCGTGCTCACCTATGTGCTGTGCGCCGCTCAGGACACGGCAGACCCGAGCCCGTCGGCGTTCGTGGTGCAGCTGTTCACTGTGGCCGTCGTACTTCGAGTGACCGACGCGCATCGGCGGGTGCAGCGCCTCGCCTGGATCGTGCTCACGGTCGCGGGCATCGCGGCGATCCTCGTCGCGGTTCTCGACCTGCGCGGACAGGCTCTCGACATCGCGCTGTCGGCGGCATCGATGCTCGCTTTCCTCGTCGCACCGGTGGCGATCATCCGACACCAGGTGCGGCGTCGGGGCCTGGACACCGAGGCTCTGCTCGCCGCGATCTCGGCGTACGCACTGGTGGGCATGTTCTTCGCCCTCGTCTACAACCTCGTCGCGCTTCTGACCGTCGTTCCGACCTTCGGCCCGGAAGTCGTCGACTCGCTCTCGAGCCAGCTGTTCTTCTCGTTCACCACCCTCACGACCACCGGCTACGGCAACATCGTGCCGGTGAGCCCAGCCGTGCAGGGGATCGCCGTCGCCGAGGCGATCACCGGACAGCTGTTCCTGATCACGGCCGTGGCGCGGATCATGCGCGGCAACCGCCGGCCCGCGCACGAGACCGCATCCGCATCCGCATCCGCATCCGCATCCGCATTTGAGGAGACCTCATGA
- a CDS encoding MFS transporter: MKKWNVVIVLGAAQFVMVLDGTVMNVSISTVVSDLDTSVTAMQAAITFYTLTMAAFMLLGAKLGDVWGRRRAFVIGSCVYAAGSLITALSPSVGFLFLGWSIIEGLGAVLVIPAIAALVADNYRGAARVTAFAVIGAVSGAAVAAGPLIGGAVTTYSSWRFVFVAEVVIMLGVVVCARIITDSTARQRIRIDIVSVLLSSAGLVLIVFGMLQSKTWGWVVPLYTPEIAGVPVAPLGVSLTTWYIALGAALIALFIGWQRRLIRLGRPSLMQPDLLSITTLRSGLSVLGAQYAVTAGLFFMVPVYLQMTLGFDALETGLKIFPLSVSLILFSIVGTALSRRWSPRRIVRVGQSILVLSAVLLLGSVTEDLRGGLFAVGMFLAGSALGLLASQLGNVNMSSVSEKDTSEAGGLQGVFQNLGSSLGTALIGSLLIGALSTSFASGVAVSDLPSDVRETVSAATDRGVTVVPAADVAGIGEAAGLSDEDSSELADIYRESQLSSLRVSFVGLILISLLSILFSRGIPAHVSMRRRDGADAAAKP; this comes from the coding sequence ATGAAGAAGTGGAACGTCGTCATCGTCCTCGGCGCCGCGCAGTTCGTCATGGTGCTCGACGGCACGGTCATGAACGTGTCGATCTCGACGGTCGTGAGCGATCTCGACACGTCCGTGACGGCGATGCAGGCGGCGATCACGTTCTACACGCTGACCATGGCGGCGTTCATGCTTCTCGGGGCCAAGCTCGGCGACGTGTGGGGGCGACGCCGCGCCTTCGTGATCGGTTCGTGCGTCTACGCCGCAGGCTCCCTCATCACCGCGCTGAGCCCGTCCGTCGGGTTCCTCTTCTTGGGCTGGTCGATCATCGAGGGGCTGGGTGCGGTGCTCGTCATCCCCGCGATCGCCGCACTCGTCGCCGACAACTACCGGGGCGCAGCGCGCGTCACGGCCTTCGCCGTCATCGGCGCCGTGTCGGGTGCGGCGGTCGCGGCCGGTCCGTTGATCGGCGGCGCGGTGACCACCTACTCCAGCTGGCGGTTCGTCTTCGTCGCCGAAGTCGTGATCATGCTGGGCGTCGTCGTGTGCGCTCGCATCATCACCGATTCCACCGCGCGACAGCGCATCCGCATCGATATCGTCAGCGTGCTGCTCTCTTCGGCCGGCCTCGTCCTGATCGTCTTCGGCATGCTGCAGAGCAAGACGTGGGGATGGGTGGTGCCCCTCTACACACCCGAGATCGCAGGCGTCCCGGTCGCGCCCCTCGGCGTCTCGCTGACCACCTGGTACATCGCGCTCGGAGCCGCTCTGATCGCGCTGTTCATCGGCTGGCAGCGACGACTGATCCGTCTGGGCCGCCCATCTCTCATGCAGCCGGATCTCCTCTCGATCACGACTCTGCGCAGCGGCCTCTCGGTGCTCGGCGCCCAGTATGCCGTGACGGCAGGGCTGTTCTTCATGGTCCCGGTCTACCTGCAGATGACGCTCGGATTCGATGCGCTCGAGACTGGTCTCAAGATCTTCCCGCTCTCGGTCTCGTTGATCCTCTTCTCTATCGTCGGCACCGCGCTGTCGCGCCGGTGGTCCCCGCGTCGGATCGTGCGGGTCGGACAGTCGATCCTGGTGCTCAGTGCCGTGCTGCTGCTCGGTTCGGTGACCGAGGATCTCCGCGGCGGCCTGTTCGCGGTCGGCATGTTCCTCGCCGGCAGTGCCCTGGGGCTGCTGGCCTCACAGCTCGGCAACGTCAACATGTCGAGCGTGAGCGAGAAGGACACGAGCGAGGCAGGCGGACTGCAGGGGGTCTTCCAGAATCTCGGCTCATCGCTCGGAACGGCGCTGATCGGATCGCTGCTGATCGGTGCACTGTCGACCTCGTTCGCCTCAGGAGTGGCTGTGAGCGATCTTCCGAGCGACGTGCGCGAGACGGTGAGTGCCGCGACAGACCGCGGGGTCACGGTGGTGCCCGCAGCGGACGTCGCGGGGATCGGCGAGGCGGCCGGCCTCAGCGACGAGGACTCGAGCGAACTCGCCGACATCTATCGCGAGTCGCAGCTGTCGTCGCTTCGCGTGTCCTTCGTGGGGCTGATCCTGATCAGCCTGTTGTCGATCCTGTTCTCGCGCGGCATCCCGGCACACGTGTCGATGCGGCGAAGAGACGGCGCCGACGCGGCCGCGAAGCCCTGA
- a CDS encoding carbohydrate ABC transporter permease has product MALPLARPSQKRHDLLNPRKSKILLIVMVMYALYTLVPLVWLLFSSTKTQAGLFSSFGLWFSDDFAFVDNLVATFSYQDGIFLRWLGNTLLYVVVGAGGATLLATMAGYGLAKYRFPGRRAVFAVVLGAVAVPGTALAVPTFLLFSELGLTNTPWAVIIPSLISPFGLYLIWAFASDSVPTELLEAARIDGAGEFRTFFTISMRLLAPGIVTVTLFTVVATWNNYFLPLIMLSDPDWYPLTVGLNQWSNQAIGAGSQPIYNLVIMGSLLTIIPIVIAFLLLQRFWQSGLTAGSVKQ; this is encoded by the coding sequence ATGGCACTCCCCCTCGCCCGCCCCTCGCAGAAGCGCCACGATCTGCTGAATCCGCGCAAGTCGAAGATCCTGCTGATCGTCATGGTGATGTACGCGCTGTACACGCTCGTGCCGCTCGTCTGGCTGCTGTTCAGCTCGACGAAGACCCAGGCGGGTCTGTTCAGCTCGTTCGGCCTGTGGTTCTCCGACGACTTCGCGTTCGTCGACAACCTCGTCGCGACTTTCTCGTACCAGGACGGCATCTTCCTGCGCTGGCTCGGCAACACGTTGCTGTACGTGGTCGTCGGAGCCGGCGGCGCGACCCTGCTGGCGACCATGGCCGGCTACGGACTCGCGAAGTACCGCTTCCCCGGCCGCCGCGCGGTGTTCGCCGTCGTGCTCGGGGCGGTCGCCGTGCCCGGCACCGCGCTCGCCGTGCCGACCTTCCTGCTGTTCAGCGAGTTGGGACTCACCAACACCCCGTGGGCCGTCATCATCCCCTCGCTCATCAGCCCGTTCGGCCTGTACCTGATCTGGGCCTTCGCCTCGGACTCGGTGCCGACCGAGCTGCTCGAGGCGGCCCGCATCGACGGCGCCGGCGAGTTCCGCACCTTCTTCACGATCTCGATGCGACTGCTCGCTCCCGGAATCGTGACGGTCACCCTCTTCACCGTGGTGGCGACGTGGAACAACTACTTCCTGCCGCTGATCATGCTGTCCGACCCCGACTGGTACCCGCTCACCGTCGGCCTGAACCAGTGGAGCAACCAGGCGATCGGTGCAGGGTCTCAGCCGATCTACAACCTCGTGATCATGGGCTCGCTCCTCACCATCATCCCGATCGTCATCGCCTTCCTGCTGCTGCAGAGGTTCTGGCAGTCAGGTCTCACCGCCGGAAGCGTCAAGCAGTAG
- a CDS encoding DUF2252 domain-containing protein, whose amino-acid sequence MTRRSEVAKPFAERRDEGRAARSRMPRAQLGVWSPASDRPDPIDLLEEQGRSRVQELTPVRYARMAASPLAFYRGAALLMASDLASSAHTGIIAQLCGDAHLSNFGLFSTPERHLIFDINDFDETLPGPFEWDVKRLAASFAVAGRQRGFSAEEVRACVVAAAHGYRTAMRAASKSTVLDAWYDRLDAERARLSIREAHLDQRVGDEEVRRLDATIDKARRRDHRKAFKKLVRVVDGHLRIVSAPPLIVPVEDLIREAGRAADEADVMHQVLGAYRTTLGGERHPIAEYRYRHMARKVVGVGSVGTRAWVILLSGRDDDDPLLLQAKEAQASVLERFLGPSEYDDHAERVVRGQRVMQASSDIFLGWHSMVGLDGQRRDFYIRQLQDGKGAVDPDAMTVRGATLYARICGETLARAHSRSGDRVQIAGYLGRSDTFEEAIADFAAVYADQNDSDFLALQAALASGRLPHEHGSV is encoded by the coding sequence ATGACCCGGCGATCGGAGGTCGCGAAGCCGTTCGCCGAGCGACGTGATGAAGGACGTGCCGCTCGATCGCGGATGCCTCGGGCGCAGCTCGGAGTATGGTCACCGGCCTCGGACCGGCCGGACCCGATCGATCTGCTCGAGGAGCAGGGACGATCACGGGTCCAGGAGCTCACACCGGTGCGCTACGCGCGCATGGCCGCGTCGCCGCTCGCCTTCTACCGCGGGGCGGCCCTGCTCATGGCCTCGGACCTCGCCTCGTCCGCGCACACGGGGATCATCGCGCAGCTCTGCGGAGACGCGCACCTGTCGAACTTCGGCCTGTTCAGCACCCCCGAGCGCCACCTGATCTTCGACATCAACGACTTCGATGAGACGCTTCCGGGCCCGTTCGAATGGGATGTCAAACGACTCGCGGCGAGTTTCGCGGTGGCCGGCAGACAGCGCGGTTTCAGCGCCGAGGAGGTGCGTGCCTGCGTCGTCGCCGCAGCGCACGGCTATCGCACGGCGATGAGGGCCGCGTCGAAGTCGACCGTGCTCGATGCCTGGTACGACCGACTCGACGCGGAGCGCGCGAGGCTGTCGATCCGCGAGGCGCACCTCGACCAGCGGGTGGGCGATGAGGAGGTTCGCCGCCTGGACGCGACGATCGACAAGGCGCGACGACGCGATCATCGTAAGGCCTTCAAGAAGCTGGTGCGTGTCGTCGACGGCCACTTGCGCATCGTCTCGGCGCCGCCGCTGATCGTCCCCGTCGAGGACCTCATCCGCGAAGCGGGGCGTGCGGCAGACGAAGCGGATGTCATGCATCAGGTGCTGGGCGCATATCGCACGACGCTCGGCGGCGAACGGCATCCGATCGCCGAGTACCGGTACCGTCACATGGCTCGAAAGGTGGTCGGCGTCGGAAGCGTGGGCACGCGCGCCTGGGTGATCCTCCTCAGCGGACGCGACGACGACGACCCTCTGCTCCTCCAGGCGAAGGAGGCTCAGGCATCCGTCCTCGAGCGCTTTCTCGGGCCGAGCGAGTACGACGACCACGCGGAGCGGGTCGTGCGGGGCCAGCGGGTGATGCAGGCGTCCAGCGACATCTTCCTCGGATGGCACTCCATGGTCGGCCTCGACGGGCAGCGCCGCGACTTCTACATCCGGCAGTTGCAGGACGGCAAAGGCGCAGTCGACCCGGACGCGATGACCGTGCGGGGTGCGACCCTGTATGCGCGGATCTGCGGGGAGACGCTGGCGCGAGCCCACTCCCGATCCGGCGATCGCGTGCAGATCGCGGGGTATCTGGGGCGCAGCGACACGTTCGAGGAGGCGATCGCGGACTTCGCCGCGGTCTACGCGGACCAGAACGACAGCGATTTCCTGGCGCTGCAGGCGGCTCTGGCGTCGGGACGCCTGCCGCACGAACACGGATCCGTGTGA
- a CDS encoding carbohydrate ABC transporter permease has protein sequence MTTQDSAALADHGIRRREKRDWKGWAFVGPFMVVFALVFLTPLAYALYLSFFQEKLIGGTAFVGFDNYVRALTDPQFWEAFGRVVLFLVVQVPIMLILALAAALALDSARLRGASFFRILIFLPYAVPAVVAVLMWGYIYGDQFGLTSNFNDLLGSDLITPFAREWILVSIGNIVTWQFVGYNMLIFYSSLKTIPTDMYEAASLDGAGAWRTIFSIKIPSVRGALVIATIFSIIGSFQLFNEPNILRPLAPNVITTYFTPNMYAYNLSFAGQQFNYAATIAIIMGVITAVIAYVVQLRGSKSEVR, from the coding sequence ATGACGACTCAAGATTCCGCAGCCCTGGCGGACCACGGCATCCGCCGGCGTGAAAAGCGCGACTGGAAGGGATGGGCCTTCGTCGGCCCGTTCATGGTCGTGTTCGCCCTGGTGTTCCTCACACCGCTCGCCTACGCGCTGTACCTCAGCTTCTTCCAGGAGAAGCTGATCGGCGGCACCGCGTTCGTCGGGTTCGACAACTACGTGCGCGCTCTCACCGACCCGCAGTTCTGGGAAGCGTTCGGCCGCGTCGTGCTGTTCCTCGTCGTGCAGGTGCCGATCATGCTGATCCTCGCCCTCGCCGCGGCCCTGGCACTCGACAGCGCACGACTGCGCGGAGCATCCTTCTTCCGCATCCTGATCTTCCTGCCCTACGCCGTGCCCGCCGTCGTCGCAGTGCTCATGTGGGGCTACATCTACGGCGACCAGTTCGGTCTGACGTCCAACTTCAACGACCTGCTCGGCAGCGACCTCATCACCCCTTTCGCGCGGGAGTGGATCCTGGTCTCTATCGGCAACATCGTGACGTGGCAGTTCGTCGGCTACAACATGCTGATCTTCTACTCCTCGCTGAAGACGATCCCGACCGACATGTACGAGGCGGCATCGCTCGACGGAGCCGGCGCGTGGCGCACGATCTTCTCGATCAAGATCCCCTCGGTGCGCGGCGCCCTCGTGATCGCGACGATCTTCTCGATCATCGGCAGCTTCCAGCTCTTCAACGAACCCAACATCCTGCGACCCCTGGCACCGAACGTGATCACGACGTACTTCACACCCAACATGTACGCGTACAACCTCTCGTTCGCCGGACAGCAGTTCAACTACGCCGCGACGATCGCCATCATCATGGGCGTCATCACCGCAGTGATCGCCTACGTCGTGCAGCTGCGCGGCTCGAAGTCGGAGGTGCGCTGA
- a CDS encoding LacI family DNA-binding transcriptional regulator yields the protein MEDVAREAGVSGQTVSRVVNARGYVGAATRERVEDAMQRLGYRPNSAARALRSGRFRAIGVIMFSFSSYGNQRTLDAIAVRASQMGYALTLIPVESSARDTVAGAFRRLEEHAVDGIIIVIEAHQLDEAEVEIPDGLPVVLVDSNRGATHPFVDTDQAQGARLATEHLLELGHETVWHVAGPAKSYSAERRRESWQRTLEARGVVAPEPLQGDWTAESGYQAGLRLRDDDRVTAVFAANDQMAIGVVRAFREAGRDIPADVSVVGFDGLPDAAQLWPPLTTVQQHPEKVGALAVDALLVELDGGERTQTPLVGTELVVRESTAPPRAI from the coding sequence ATGGAAGACGTGGCCAGAGAGGCCGGAGTCTCCGGACAGACCGTCTCGCGGGTCGTGAACGCGCGCGGCTACGTCGGCGCGGCCACGAGGGAGCGCGTCGAAGACGCCATGCAGCGGCTCGGCTACCGGCCCAACAGCGCCGCCCGCGCACTGCGTTCAGGCCGATTCCGCGCGATCGGCGTGATCATGTTCTCCTTCAGCTCCTACGGCAACCAGCGCACGCTCGACGCGATCGCGGTGCGGGCCTCGCAGATGGGGTACGCGCTGACGCTGATCCCCGTGGAGTCCAGTGCTCGTGACACCGTGGCAGGCGCCTTCCGCCGCCTCGAGGAGCACGCGGTCGACGGCATCATCATCGTGATCGAGGCGCATCAGCTCGATGAGGCCGAAGTGGAGATCCCCGACGGACTGCCCGTCGTGCTGGTCGACTCCAACCGGGGAGCGACTCACCCCTTCGTCGACACAGACCAGGCCCAGGGCGCGCGGCTCGCGACCGAGCATCTGCTCGAACTCGGCCACGAGACCGTCTGGCACGTCGCTGGACCGGCGAAGTCGTACTCCGCCGAGCGCCGTCGCGAGTCCTGGCAGCGGACGCTCGAAGCCCGCGGGGTCGTCGCGCCCGAGCCGCTGCAGGGCGACTGGACGGCCGAATCCGGCTACCAGGCAGGTCTCCGGTTGCGCGACGACGACCGGGTCACCGCGGTCTTCGCCGCGAACGACCAGATGGCGATCGGCGTCGTGCGTGCGTTCCGTGAGGCCGGGCGCGACATTCCGGCCGACGTCAGCGTGGTCGGCTTCGACGGCCTGCCTGATGCCGCGCAGCTGTGGCCGCCGTTGACCACCGTGCAGCAGCATCCTGAGAAGGTCGGCGCACTGGCGGTCGACGCGCTGCTCGTCGAGCTCGACGGCGGAGAGCGCACGCAGACTCCGCTGGTCGGCACCGAGCTCGTCGTGCGCGAGAGCACCGCCCCGCCTCGGGCGATCTGA